The window TAGTAGAAACAAAACTAATTAAAAAAGAATACTTAAAGTTGATGCTATTATTGGTTTATAAACGCCCAATGATCATTTTCCTTAATATCATAGGCTTGGTGATGATAACAGGTACTCTGCTTTATGCTATTGGAGATTATTCTATGTATTCTGAAGCGCCAATTGTACCAGGCTTTATGGGCTTGTTTTTTCTTTTATTTATGCCAATCTCTGTAGTGTTTGGAGCACACAAAAGCTTTTCTTCTAATGGTAGGTTGCAAGAGAAAATCACCTATGATTTTACTGATGAGAAAACAATAATAAATGGTGAAACATTTAGTTCAGAAATGAGCTGGGAAAAAACATATAAGGTTAAGGAATTGAAAAATTGGATATTGATATACCAAAACAAGCAAATGTTTAATTTAATCCCTAAAACTGCCTTTGGTGATCAGTTGAGTGAGTTCAAGTCATTGGTTAATAAGAATAATATTAAGGCTAAGTTTAGGGAGTAGTAGTCTTGGTTTTATGTTTTAAATTATCTCAGCCTTTTGGTGGAGGCTTTTTAATTATTATAAAATTCTCGAAATATGATAACCGTATCTGCTTCAATAATAATGGTTGTCATATCTTCTAATGGATGGCCATTGGTGAAATTACCAAATTCAATGCTTTCCCTTTGTCCTTGACCTCTCAAAAAGCTTAAATGATAATGACCATCGGTATTCTTAGTTGAGGACATATCAGCAATAAAAACCCTAATATAATTCGTTGGTATTTCAATGAAGTTCTCATTCTTATAGCCCTGTGGAACAATATGCACAGAATCTAGAGTGTTTGAAGTTTCATTTACAATTTCAAAATAGGCACTCGTAGAATAATTCTCCGCATTTTTGATTTGCCTAAAATCACTTTCACAGTGGATACATTCTTTGGTTTCCTCATTCCATGAACCACCAGAATCTAGGCATTTGTCAATTTTCATAAATTCTGACAGTTCATTGAAAATATAGATCCCTCCTATTAGAATGATTAGGAATGCTGTTAGTTTGATTGGTTTATTGGTCATAGAAATATCGTTCTAGATTGAATTCGGATCAGTAAGATAAATAGACAATGCTTTAGATACTATTTGATTTAAAGTCATCATAAGCTTTTAATATTTCTAGAATGTCATAATCAAAATCAGAGTTATTCAGTGCTTGAATCATTGGCTCCAATTTAGGCATATCTTTGGCTAATTTTAATAATTGCTTTTTATGGGAGGTAAAAAGATGAATAAATATTGGTTTCTTTTTGTCTTTTTTAATGAAATAATCACTCTCATGGGTGGAGCTATCATATGCATTTAAAGAATATTGTCTATACCAACTAATCTCTCCTACAAATAACTCTTCGAATAATGATTTATTTAAAGGGTCCATCTTACTCAGAGGTCCAGTGTCTTGTCTGGCAACAAATATCCTTGTTTTCCCTTTAAAATCAATAAACTCTAAATAATCTAATTCTTTTGGCTTAAGCCATTTTTCTTCTGGCCAAGTTTTGTCATTGGTGTCTATTACGATTAGGTTTCTACAAAAGCTACCCTCATTAAGTAAGGTCTTGTCAAATAAATTAGCACTCACTTTGATTTTTACATTTAAAGTATCCTTTGAATCCTTTTTCAATAAAATGGCATCAATCTTCTGTATCTTTTGAGGAAAGGCACTTACCGAAATGAGTATTGTTAAAGCAATAAATATGAATCTCATTTTGTTTCTTTTATGGGTCATTTGGTTAAAGATATTGATAAGACCATTCACCTTAAATGGTCTACTTAATGTCGTTATTTTGGCCAAATATAAGGTCTTTTTAGCAATCGTAAAAAAGCGTATAAGAATGTTTTGTGAAATATAAAAAATGTATAATTAGGATCGAGAATACCGAAAAAGCAAACGCT is drawn from Lentimicrobium sp. L6 and contains these coding sequences:
- a CDS encoding YcxB family protein, translated to MLVETKLIKKEYLKLMLLLVYKRPMIIFLNIIGLVMITGTLLYAIGDYSMYSEAPIVPGFMGLFFLLFMPISVVFGAHKSFSSNGRLQEKITYDFTDEKTIINGETFSSEMSWEKTYKVKELKNWILIYQNKQMFNLIPKTAFGDQLSEFKSLVNKNNIKAKFRE